One region of Endozoicomonas sp. Mp262 genomic DNA includes:
- a CDS encoding IS30 family transposase — translation MAFKHLSSEERHYIEIELKNGTSQNKIAEKLGRSQSSLSRELGRNTGQRGYRHQQAHRKAQQRHKEKPKAVKLTEDIKRRIAQDIRADWSPEQVAGRLEKEGIIKLHHETIYQFIEDDKRTDGTLYKHLRHQKKTYRKRYGSAHNRTGIPNRVGIEERPEIVNNRGRVGDWEADTVIGKNHKGAIATLDERKTKLRLAVPLPGKKAKAVKQAVIDTLKPLKRFVKTITYDNGKEFAQHEAINKALSCDSYFAVPYHSWERGQNENANGLLRQYFPKSMELHNVKERDVIIAVDKLNSRPRKCLGYKTPYEAFKELTGVNARKVMGYAFMT, via the coding sequence ATGGCCTTTAAGCACCTTAGCTCTGAAGAGAGACATTATATCGAAATCGAACTGAAAAATGGGACTTCTCAAAATAAAATTGCAGAAAAACTCGGGCGTTCACAGAGTTCGCTGTCACGGGAGTTAGGACGCAACACAGGGCAGCGTGGTTACAGGCACCAGCAGGCTCATCGTAAGGCTCAACAGCGTCATAAGGAAAAACCCAAGGCGGTGAAGTTGACGGAAGATATTAAGCGACGGATTGCTCAAGATATCCGGGCTGACTGGAGTCCTGAGCAAGTGGCTGGAAGGCTTGAAAAAGAAGGGATAATCAAGTTGCATCATGAGACGATTTACCAGTTCATAGAGGATGATAAGCGCACTGACGGTACCCTGTATAAACACTTGCGCCATCAGAAAAAAACGTACCGAAAGCGATATGGTTCAGCTCATAACCGAACAGGCATACCTAACCGGGTAGGTATTGAAGAGCGCCCGGAGATCGTCAACAACAGGGGGCGTGTTGGTGACTGGGAGGCGGATACCGTAATCGGCAAAAACCATAAGGGTGCCATTGCCACACTGGATGAGCGAAAGACTAAACTGCGCCTTGCTGTTCCGCTGCCAGGAAAGAAAGCAAAAGCGGTTAAACAGGCAGTGATTGATACACTCAAGCCCCTGAAAAGGTTTGTTAAAACGATCACTTACGACAACGGTAAGGAATTTGCTCAGCATGAAGCAATCAACAAAGCCTTGAGCTGCGACAGCTACTTTGCTGTGCCCTACCACTCTTGGGAGAGAGGCCAGAATGAGAATGCCAATGGGCTGCTCAGGCAGTACTTTCCCAAATCAATGGAGCTTCATAACGTCAAAGAAAGAGACGTTATCATTGCGGTAGACAAGCTGAACAGCAGGCCCAGGAAATGCCTCGGTTACAAAACACCATATGAGGCATTCAAAGAGTTAACTGGAGTGAATGCAAGAAAAGTCATGGGTTATGCATTTATGACTTGA
- a CDS encoding HAAAP family serine/threonine permease, whose translation MSTGLMAEEVSMQSEVITAQKSSKAPESSWTFTDTNWSLSIFGAAVGAGILFLPINAGIGGIWPLILLSILLTPLTLITHRSVLRFCLAAKNPASDFNEAANEHFGKTRGLWVTFAYFAFIFPIVMAYSIGLTNTVESLIGNQLNLPVPDRWLLSLVLMLVLVGIVTCGEKMILKVTAALVYPLGAILMAISIYLVPQWNLNQFSQPVTAEGFTKGFLSTLPILVFALAYIPVCSAMAQSYRCKIKNPEQLRKKTELITARGTGLLMVLTLFFTFSCVLTLSPEVLMQAKQDNISVMTLFSLQSSNPWFSAVTSIVGITAISSSFLGYYLGAREGLSGLIRQAYTRSGKGAPQKSHLNRAINIFYILSLWLVGYLNLGVIDIMGTIAAPLMAVILYLMPVYAARKTEALKPYRSKIDVLTATVGVVCIGSYIIAAAM comes from the coding sequence ATGTCGACCGGATTAATGGCAGAAGAGGTTAGTATGCAGTCTGAAGTCATAACTGCTCAAAAGTCATCTAAAGCCCCGGAGTCTTCCTGGACATTTACCGACACTAACTGGAGCTTAAGCATTTTTGGTGCTGCAGTCGGGGCGGGAATTCTCTTTCTTCCTATCAACGCAGGTATCGGCGGTATCTGGCCGCTTATCCTTCTATCAATATTGTTAACTCCGCTGACACTGATTACCCACCGCAGCGTTCTCCGCTTTTGCCTGGCAGCCAAAAATCCGGCCAGCGATTTCAACGAGGCGGCTAATGAGCACTTTGGAAAAACCCGGGGACTATGGGTTACCTTTGCCTACTTTGCCTTTATTTTCCCTATTGTTATGGCCTATAGCATTGGCCTGACCAATACGGTTGAAAGCCTGATTGGTAACCAGCTTAACCTGCCGGTGCCGGACCGCTGGCTCTTAAGCCTGGTTCTGATGCTGGTCTTGGTAGGGATCGTCACCTGCGGTGAAAAAATGATTCTGAAAGTTACGGCAGCTCTCGTATACCCTCTGGGTGCCATACTGATGGCCATCTCTATCTATCTGGTACCTCAATGGAATCTCAACCAATTTAGCCAGCCAGTCACAGCTGAAGGCTTTACTAAAGGTTTTTTATCGACGCTGCCCATCCTTGTTTTTGCCCTCGCCTATATTCCGGTTTGCTCTGCCATGGCTCAGTCCTACCGCTGTAAAATCAAAAACCCGGAACAGCTCAGAAAGAAAACCGAGCTTATTACTGCCCGGGGAACAGGGCTACTCATGGTTCTAACCCTATTCTTCACCTTCTCCTGTGTATTAACCCTGTCCCCGGAAGTCCTGATGCAAGCCAAGCAGGATAATATTTCAGTAATGACCCTGTTCTCCCTGCAATCCAGCAACCCATGGTTTTCTGCTGTAACCTCCATTGTTGGAATCACAGCCATCTCCAGCTCTTTCCTTGGTTATTACCTGGGAGCAAGGGAAGGTCTTTCCGGCCTGATCCGCCAGGCTTATACCCGTTCAGGAAAAGGAGCTCCACAAAAAAGCCACCTGAATCGAGCCATTAATATTTTCTATATTTTAAGTCTTTGGCTGGTTGGCTACCTGAATCTCGGCGTTATCGATATTATGGGCACCATTGCAGCGCCCCTGATGGCAGTGATTCTTTATCTGATGCCTGTGTATGCGGCTCGCAAAACCGAAGCACTGAAGCCCTATCGTTCTAAAATTGATGTTCTAACCGCTACTGTTGGCGTGGTTTGTATTGGTTCCTATATCATTGCAGCGGCCATGTAG
- the pepT gene encoding peptidase T, whose protein sequence is MQAPFLNRFLNYVQVNTRSDSTSDSVPSTPGQMSMARMLKDELEAMGLEAISLDDNGYLMARLPANTDKPVPAIGFVAHMDTAPDASGEGVLPKVIDSYDGGVITLNEDKNILLSPEDFPSLNKHIGKTLVTSDGTTLLGADDKAGIAIILTAIEHLQQHPDIIHGDICIGFTPDEEIGRGADHFDVEKFGAQWAYTIDGSEEGGLEYENFNAASAEIICHGRNVHPGSAKGLMINAMHLSRHFANELPADEVPEKTEGYEGFFHLHSMTGHEDEARLSYIIRDFDHDNFEQRKKLVLSIAESMNKQLGEDRIEVVLTDSYANMHEQVKKVPHIIDIAHQAMEASDVKPLVKPIRGGTDGARLSFMGLPTPNIFTGGHNFHGCHEYLCVDTAIKSVETVVNICRITAEK, encoded by the coding sequence ATGCAAGCGCCGTTTCTTAATCGTTTCCTGAATTATGTGCAGGTCAATACCCGGTCAGACAGTACCAGCGATTCCGTGCCAAGCACGCCTGGACAAATGTCTATGGCCAGAATGTTGAAGGATGAGCTGGAAGCCATGGGGCTGGAAGCCATTAGCCTGGATGACAATGGTTATCTAATGGCAAGGCTGCCGGCCAATACGGATAAACCTGTTCCGGCTATTGGTTTTGTTGCTCATATGGATACAGCGCCGGATGCATCCGGTGAAGGGGTTTTGCCCAAGGTTATTGATAGCTACGATGGTGGCGTGATTACCTTGAATGAGGATAAGAATATCCTGCTCTCTCCAGAGGATTTTCCTTCCCTGAACAAGCATATTGGCAAAACGTTGGTGACATCCGATGGCACCACATTGCTGGGTGCTGATGACAAGGCAGGGATTGCGATCATTCTGACCGCTATTGAGCATTTGCAGCAGCACCCGGACATCATTCATGGGGATATTTGCATTGGCTTTACTCCTGATGAAGAGATTGGCCGGGGGGCAGATCACTTTGATGTTGAAAAATTTGGTGCTCAGTGGGCCTATACCATTGATGGTAGTGAAGAAGGTGGACTGGAGTATGAGAACTTTAACGCAGCCAGTGCGGAAATAATCTGTCATGGTCGTAATGTTCATCCGGGTTCTGCAAAAGGCCTGATGATCAACGCCATGCACTTGTCCCGTCATTTTGCTAATGAACTGCCAGCGGATGAGGTTCCTGAAAAAACAGAAGGCTATGAAGGCTTTTTCCATCTGCACAGTATGACTGGGCATGAAGACGAAGCGCGCCTGAGTTATATCATTCGTGACTTTGATCATGACAATTTTGAGCAGCGGAAAAAGTTGGTGCTTTCTATCGCTGAATCCATGAATAAGCAACTGGGTGAAGATCGTATAGAAGTGGTGCTAACTGATTCTTATGCCAATATGCATGAACAGGTTAAAAAAGTACCTCATATTATCGATATTGCCCACCAGGCGATGGAGGCCAGTGATGTTAAACCACTGGTTAAACCCATCCGTGGTGGTACTGATGGTGCCCGCCTTTCATTTATGGGTTTGCCTACGCCTAATATTTTCACAGGTGGCCATAACTTCCACGGCTGTCATGAATACCTATGTGTTGATACTGCTATCAAGTCTGTGGAAACCGTCGTCAATATCTGCCGTATAACAGCTGAGAAATAA
- a CDS encoding YfcC family protein, with product MSGNVAVSAGKEKKKLSFPSAYTVLFIVAALVALMTWIVTPGVYDKLSYDQDTSTFVVNYANGGTDSFPGTQETLDRFDIKADLAKFTNGDIGKPVGIPGTYTEVEPHPQGLGDFFKAPVAGMYDSIGVVFFVLVIGGFIGVINHIGAFNAGIGSLSKLLRGREKWLIICVTALISLGGTTFGLAEETIAFYPILVPIFLAAGYDAIVALAAIYLGSSIGTMCSTVNPFSTIIASNAAGISWTEGLTSRLVVLTLGTLLCIWYLIRYAEKVKADPKKSLIYNQKAEIEARFLNKGTEAPGKMSLNIKLVLTVFAATFVVMVYGVSQLGWWFEEMTTLFFISALIIGVLSRCDEKSFVREFVQGASDLLGVALIIAIARGVTVLMENGMISDSILYASAGMVGGMDKGIFIVVMMVLFAGISFFVPSSSGLAVLSMPIMAPLADVVGLPRDNIVSAYQYGMGLMAFITPTGLVLASLAMVNVTFDKWLKFVLPLLGMLTALSAVLLLISAYL from the coding sequence ATGAGTGGTAATGTTGCTGTCTCGGCAGGTAAAGAGAAGAAAAAACTCTCTTTCCCCTCAGCCTATACGGTCTTATTTATTGTTGCTGCACTTGTTGCATTGATGACCTGGATTGTTACCCCGGGCGTCTATGACAAGCTTTCCTATGATCAGGATACAAGTACCTTTGTTGTTAATTATGCCAATGGCGGGACAGACTCTTTTCCTGGAACCCAGGAAACACTGGATCGCTTTGATATCAAGGCAGACCTGGCTAAGTTTACCAATGGTGATATTGGCAAACCTGTAGGGATTCCCGGCACTTACACTGAGGTAGAGCCTCACCCGCAAGGGCTTGGGGATTTTTTTAAAGCGCCGGTTGCTGGCATGTATGACTCCATTGGAGTGGTTTTCTTTGTCCTGGTTATTGGCGGCTTCATCGGGGTTATTAACCATATTGGAGCCTTTAATGCGGGAATTGGCAGTTTATCCAAGCTGCTCCGTGGTCGGGAAAAATGGCTGATCATCTGTGTGACAGCATTGATCTCCCTGGGTGGAACAACCTTTGGCTTGGCTGAGGAAACCATTGCCTTCTATCCTATTCTTGTGCCGATTTTCCTTGCCGCGGGTTATGATGCCATTGTTGCCCTTGCGGCCATTTATCTGGGTTCTTCTATAGGAACCATGTGCTCCACAGTTAACCCTTTTAGTACCATTATTGCTTCTAATGCTGCCGGTATCAGTTGGACTGAAGGTCTGACTTCCCGTTTGGTAGTATTGACGCTGGGTACACTGCTTTGTATCTGGTATTTGATTCGTTACGCTGAAAAGGTAAAGGCTGACCCCAAGAAATCGCTGATTTATAACCAGAAAGCAGAGATTGAAGCCCGCTTTTTAAATAAAGGTACTGAAGCACCAGGCAAGATGTCCCTGAATATCAAGCTGGTGTTGACTGTTTTTGCAGCCACCTTTGTGGTCATGGTTTACGGCGTATCCCAGCTCGGCTGGTGGTTTGAGGAAATGACCACGCTGTTTTTCATTTCTGCACTGATTATTGGCGTGTTGTCCCGCTGTGATGAAAAGTCCTTTGTCCGGGAGTTTGTCCAGGGTGCCAGCGACCTGCTGGGCGTAGCGCTGATCATTGCCATTGCCCGCGGTGTTACCGTGCTGATGGAAAATGGCATGATCAGTGATTCTATTCTTTATGCCAGTGCTGGCATGGTAGGGGGGATGGATAAGGGCATCTTTATTGTTGTGATGATGGTACTTTTTGCGGGGATCTCTTTCTTTGTACCTTCTTCTTCCGGTCTGGCAGTGCTGTCCATGCCTATTATGGCGCCACTGGCTGATGTGGTGGGACTGCCCAGGGATAATATTGTCAGTGCCTATCAGTACGGTATGGGGCTGATGGCGTTTATCACGCCAACCGGTCTGGTACTGGCCTCGTTGGCCATGGTGAATGTTACCTTCGATAAATGGTTGAAGTTTGTACTGCCGCTGTTGGGTATGCTGACGGCATTATCGGCGGTTCTGCTGCTGATTTCAGCTTATCTATAA
- a CDS encoding amidase: MLIKKNKELAFEQARQSDSRWQECIGSYEGDYKRCIKKGILKRFDGIIIAVKDEICVKGYTTTDGLTDEVYQVTKGLNTGRQSRIVTYLLEAGVVIAGKANQKPFGLGATGHNSLFLELSNPYSGKHDTAGSSSGSGVFAVIGGVFAVATDAGGSIGMPAAISGAQGIKPTEGKITTEGYDNPAEGLTSIGFIANNYQDLARAYLEGSKKYPTAEVLQVLGKVKIGIDPHWFQHCSKSVCSLTLECLDRLATVMTKVGNSEPVLKMKYLPDGYEQDLWNTHAALFVHYEAAEKKAFMNNWGVPAEIRLSLEMGAMLPEGVIQRAQGNQKFLKNHFHTNIFSRVHVIAMPTTLITAPERIKSHQGELDLPKAYLLSAHTSLANLTGDPRVTIMCGYDEEGLPIGLQLMADHDGELLLLRLGAELEKLLAEELEGYSAWKYRPYFDISASEDDE, encoded by the coding sequence TTGCTCATTAAAAAAAATAAGGAACTGGCTTTTGAGCAAGCTCGGCAATCAGATAGTCGCTGGCAGGAGTGTATTGGCAGTTATGAGGGAGATTACAAAAGATGCATAAAAAAAGGTATCTTGAAGAGGTTCGACGGCATCATTATTGCCGTTAAAGATGAAATATGTGTTAAAGGTTATACGACAACAGATGGTTTAACCGATGAGGTATATCAGGTTACTAAAGGGCTAAATACTGGCCGTCAATCACGCATTGTTACTTATTTGCTTGAGGCAGGGGTTGTTATCGCCGGTAAAGCCAACCAAAAGCCCTTTGGGTTAGGTGCTACAGGCCACAATTCTTTATTTCTGGAGCTATCAAATCCCTACAGTGGTAAGCATGATACTGCCGGTTCATCCAGTGGCAGTGGTGTTTTTGCTGTTATCGGTGGTGTTTTTGCTGTTGCAACCGATGCAGGGGGGTCTATTGGTATGCCTGCGGCTATATCAGGGGCTCAGGGTATCAAGCCAACAGAAGGAAAAATCACCACAGAAGGTTATGATAATCCGGCAGAAGGTCTGACATCCATTGGGTTTATCGCAAATAATTATCAGGATCTAGCCAGAGCCTATTTAGAAGGGAGTAAAAAATATCCAACAGCCGAAGTACTTCAAGTATTAGGAAAAGTGAAAATTGGCATTGATCCTCATTGGTTTCAACATTGTTCCAAGTCTGTTTGCTCTCTAACGCTAGAATGCCTTGATAGACTGGCTACGGTAATGACGAAGGTGGGAAACTCAGAGCCGGTTCTGAAAATGAAATATTTGCCAGATGGGTATGAGCAGGATCTCTGGAATACCCATGCTGCATTATTTGTACATTATGAGGCTGCTGAGAAAAAGGCTTTTATGAATAATTGGGGAGTTCCTGCTGAAATCCGTCTCTCACTAGAGATGGGAGCTATGCTCCCAGAGGGTGTCATTCAAAGAGCGCAAGGAAATCAAAAATTTCTGAAGAATCACTTTCACACTAATATCTTTTCAAGAGTTCATGTTATCGCTATGCCTACCACGCTGATCACAGCTCCAGAGCGGATTAAATCCCATCAGGGTGAACTGGATTTGCCAAAGGCTTATTTACTGAGTGCGCATACTTCTCTAGCGAACCTGACAGGAGACCCAAGAGTGACGATTATGTGTGGTTATGATGAAGAGGGTTTGCCTATTGGACTTCAGCTGATGGCAGACCATGATGGTGAATTACTCTTGCTGCGGCTGGGGGCTGAGCTGGAAAAACTTCTGGCTGAAGAGTTGGAGGGATATTCTGCTTGGAAATATCGTCCTTATTTTGATATTTCAGCATCTGAGGATGATGAGTAG
- a CDS encoding oligopeptide:H+ symporter, whose translation MPNTKQKHPITFYVILFWQFWWAFSFYGLWALLPVYLNKYLQLSQAESFAIFGGYTALGAGLLFIGGWIADNYLGAKRNLTIGTIFQSIGYFLIALSAVNKTTLPLFAGLGFVVIGRATASTCPPVVLASAYDGSHDPRLDGAFTYLYMVNNVGSFLTMMVIPPIASLVSMSLAFSLCGAGMAISVVGLFVMKRSLKEAGSAPDKVPAGVKKYATFLVGSLVAVGIASYLLTNLVMARVLMVFGAVIICILIVKNMKQEAHDARKRMMVGLALMLQALIFFVLYNQMPTSLNFFAINNVTPSIFGIPVDPVQYQALNPLSIIILSPILAKIYSYLGARGKDLSMPGKYALGMIVCGIAFGSAGISKYFADDSGMVSSFWIITPNFFFGVGELLISALGMSVIAKLFPERIRAFCFGAWNMTLALASFAGAWVASFSSAESGDVSPVESLQIYGDYFIILAVVTAAIGIIIAMLVPKLNALMADKKEAEDAEGEVVPA comes from the coding sequence ATGCCCAACACCAAGCAGAAGCATCCAATCACCTTTTATGTCATTCTATTCTGGCAATTCTGGTGGGCCTTTTCGTTTTACGGCTTATGGGCATTGCTTCCAGTTTATTTAAATAAATACCTACAGTTAAGTCAGGCTGAATCCTTTGCTATTTTCGGTGGTTACACGGCGCTGGGCGCTGGGCTGCTGTTTATAGGTGGCTGGATTGCTGATAATTATTTAGGTGCCAAGCGTAACCTGACCATTGGTACAATATTCCAGAGCATTGGCTATTTCCTTATTGCGCTGTCCGCTGTTAATAAAACCACTTTACCCTTGTTCGCTGGACTGGGTTTTGTGGTTATTGGGCGGGCAACAGCCAGTACCTGTCCTCCGGTGGTTCTTGCCAGTGCCTACGATGGCAGTCATGATCCCCGTCTGGATGGTGCCTTCACTTACCTCTATATGGTTAACAATGTTGGCTCTTTCCTGACAATGATGGTTATTCCGCCTATTGCCAGCCTGGTGTCAATGAGTCTTGCCTTTTCCCTTTGTGGTGCTGGCATGGCGATTAGTGTGGTAGGCCTGTTTGTCATGAAACGCAGCTTGAAAGAAGCTGGCTCTGCTCCTGATAAAGTGCCTGCCGGGGTGAAAAAGTACGCAACCTTTTTGGTGGGATCTCTTGTGGCTGTTGGCATAGCCAGTTACCTGCTCACTAATCTGGTGATGGCCAGGGTGTTAATGGTCTTTGGGGCAGTTATCATCTGCATATTGATTGTCAAAAATATGAAGCAGGAAGCCCATGATGCCCGTAAACGCATGATGGTGGGTTTGGCGCTGATGTTGCAGGCTCTGATTTTCTTTGTGCTCTATAACCAGATGCCGACATCCCTGAACTTCTTTGCTATTAACAATGTGACTCCTTCTATCTTTGGTATTCCGGTTGATCCGGTTCAGTACCAGGCTTTGAATCCCCTCTCTATCATTATTCTAAGCCCTATTCTGGCAAAAATTTACAGTTACCTGGGTGCTCGTGGTAAAGATCTATCCATGCCTGGCAAATATGCCCTTGGTATGATTGTTTGTGGTATTGCCTTTGGTTCCGCGGGGATTTCCAAATACTTTGCCGATGACAGTGGTATGGTGTCTTCCTTCTGGATTATTACTCCCAACTTCTTCTTTGGGGTGGGTGAACTGTTAATCAGTGCCCTGGGTATGTCTGTTATTGCCAAGCTGTTTCCTGAACGTATTCGGGCTTTCTGCTTTGGTGCATGGAATATGACGCTGGCCCTTGCTTCTTTTGCCGGTGCCTGGGTGGCCAGCTTCTCTTCTGCGGAAAGTGGCGATGTGTCCCCTGTTGAGAGTTTGCAAATTTATGGGGACTACTTCATTATCCTCGCGGTTGTGACTGCGGCGATTGGCATTATTATTGCTATGCTGGTGCCTAAGTTGAATGCCTTGATGGCAGACAAGAAAGAAGCTGAAGACGCTGAAGGTGAAGTGGTTCCTGCCTGA
- a CDS encoding aminopeptidase, whose amino-acid sequence MLYKRESGWKELSPERREEIFAFCEGYKHYLDIGKTERKCVTEAIRMAEEKGFVAVESKEILEPGDKVWFNNRGKNLVLAVMGSKDIAEGVNFVVSHIDSPRLDLKQQPVYEDTELAMMKTHYYGGIKKYQWASRPLALHGLVVLKDGSKVEITIGEKDSDPVFSIPDLLPHLDHKVQRDRKAPEVLKGEEMNILVGSMPASIKDDDVKELVKYNVLQKLNEEYGIIEEDFISAELQLVPAAKAKDVGFDRGMVGAYGHDDRICAYTSVKAILDLDHTPEKTAVCFLVDKEETGSAGGTGLQSRYLEFFMDELVAKARRGDYSSRVTRQCFWNSRALSSDVNAGINPLFKSVHDEQNASRLGHGLVLTKYTGSRGKAMTNDADAEYVAELRAVFDEAGIKWQTGMLGKVDEGGGGTVAMFLAHYGIRTIDAGAALLSMHSPMEIASKFDIHEIYRAYQAFYA is encoded by the coding sequence ATGTTGTATAAGCGTGAAAGCGGCTGGAAAGAGCTGTCTCCAGAGAGAAGAGAAGAGATTTTTGCGTTCTGTGAAGGTTATAAGCATTACCTGGATATAGGTAAAACTGAACGCAAGTGTGTCACTGAAGCCATTCGCATGGCTGAAGAAAAGGGTTTTGTTGCGGTTGAAAGCAAAGAAATCCTTGAGCCAGGCGATAAGGTTTGGTTCAACAACCGTGGCAAGAACCTGGTGCTGGCCGTGATGGGCAGCAAGGATATCGCAGAGGGTGTTAACTTTGTGGTATCCCATATTGATTCTCCCCGCCTGGATCTCAAGCAGCAGCCTGTGTATGAAGACACTGAACTGGCTATGATGAAGACCCACTACTACGGTGGTATCAAGAAGTATCAGTGGGCTTCCAGACCTCTGGCCCTGCATGGCCTGGTGGTTCTGAAAGATGGCAGCAAAGTTGAGATCACCATTGGTGAGAAAGATAGTGATCCAGTGTTCAGTATTCCTGACCTGCTGCCTCACCTTGACCATAAAGTACAAAGGGATCGTAAGGCTCCTGAAGTACTGAAGGGCGAGGAGATGAATATCCTGGTTGGCTCCATGCCTGCATCCATCAAAGATGATGATGTGAAGGAGCTGGTGAAGTACAACGTTCTGCAGAAGTTGAACGAAGAGTACGGCATCATTGAAGAAGATTTCATTTCTGCAGAATTGCAGCTGGTTCCTGCCGCCAAGGCCAAGGATGTTGGTTTTGATCGTGGTATGGTGGGTGCCTACGGCCATGATGACCGTATCTGTGCCTACACTTCTGTTAAAGCGATTTTGGATCTGGATCACACTCCGGAAAAAACAGCGGTTTGCTTCCTGGTTGATAAAGAGGAAACAGGTTCTGCCGGTGGCACTGGCCTGCAGTCTCGCTACCTGGAATTCTTTATGGATGAACTGGTGGCCAAAGCCCGCCGTGGTGACTACAGCTCACGTGTAACTCGTCAGTGCTTCTGGAATTCACGGGCATTGTCTTCTGATGTGAATGCCGGTATTAACCCTCTGTTCAAGTCTGTGCATGACGAGCAGAACGCTTCCCGGCTGGGCCATGGTTTGGTGTTAACCAAATATACCGGTTCCAGAGGTAAGGCCATGACCAATGATGCGGATGCTGAGTATGTAGCTGAACTACGTGCTGTGTTTGATGAAGCGGGCATTAAATGGCAAACCGGTATGCTGGGCAAAGTAGACGAAGGGGGTGGCGGTACTGTGGCCATGTTCCTGGCTCACTACGGTATTCGCACCATTGATGCAGGTGCGGCACTGCTGTCTATGCATTCTCCAATGGAAATCGCTTCCAAGTTTGATATCCATGAAATTTATCGTGCCTACCAGGCATTTTATGCCTGA
- a CDS encoding peptidase, which produces MASFFQKAVAGCFIFGLVFIAGCDNSDDLANKKSSLAISETEAKAIIKHYAELAYWNFEDALITAKALKVAVQNLVDNPSEITLTKARQAWKQARIPYSQSEVFRFGNAIVDNWEGQLNAWPLDEGLVDYVQADNYTYEHGNEGALANIIANETLQVGSQQTDLTVLSPELLASLNELGGSEVNVATGYHAIEFLLWGQDLNGNGPGAGNRPYTDYSLGAECTNGHCQRRGEYLIAAADLLVSDLEYMAQQWHPGMIGNYREKLLGEDIGQGLRKMLFGMGSLALGELAGERMKVALEANSPEEEQDCFSDNTHHSHYYNGIASFNVYSGYYQRADGKELNGPSIAAWVRSREPEMASRVMAAFQKTRESLQLLVDSAEKEQVAFDQLIATGNLEGHALIHKNINALVAQTRLVEEVAQLMGIDQLNPDNADHDF; this is translated from the coding sequence ATGGCGAGCTTTTTTCAGAAAGCTGTAGCGGGTTGTTTTATTTTTGGGCTGGTTTTTATAGCGGGTTGTGATAATTCTGATGACCTGGCTAATAAAAAGAGTTCGCTGGCCATAAGCGAGACCGAAGCCAAGGCAATCATTAAGCATTATGCTGAATTGGCTTACTGGAATTTTGAGGATGCACTGATCACAGCAAAGGCACTTAAAGTGGCCGTGCAAAATCTTGTAGACAACCCATCTGAAATAACCCTGACGAAAGCAAGGCAAGCCTGGAAACAGGCGCGTATTCCCTATTCCCAGAGTGAGGTGTTTCGGTTCGGCAATGCCATTGTGGATAACTGGGAGGGGCAGTTAAATGCCTGGCCTCTGGATGAGGGGCTGGTGGATTATGTTCAGGCGGATAATTACACCTATGAGCACGGCAATGAAGGTGCATTGGCCAATATTATTGCCAATGAAACTTTACAGGTGGGATCACAGCAAACCGATCTTACCGTTTTGAGTCCGGAGTTACTTGCCAGTTTAAATGAGCTGGGTGGCAGTGAAGTGAATGTAGCCACTGGCTATCATGCCATTGAGTTCCTGTTATGGGGGCAGGATTTAAATGGCAATGGCCCCGGGGCGGGTAACCGGCCTTATACCGATTATAGCCTGGGTGCGGAGTGCACTAATGGTCACTGCCAGCGCCGGGGAGAGTATTTAATTGCGGCGGCAGACCTTCTTGTTTCTGATCTGGAGTATATGGCGCAACAATGGCATCCGGGGATGATAGGGAATTACAGGGAAAAGCTTTTGGGTGAGGATATTGGCCAGGGACTCCGGAAAATGCTGTTCGGTATGGGCAGCCTTGCCCTGGGCGAGTTGGCTGGGGAGAGAATGAAGGTGGCCTTGGAGGCAAATTCACCTGAGGAGGAGCAGGATTGCTTTAGTGATAACACCCATCATTCCCATTATTACAATGGTATTGCATCGTTTAATGTCTATTCAGGATACTATCAGCGCGCTGATGGCAAGGAGCTTAATGGTCCCAGTATTGCCGCATGGGTGAGATCGAGAGAGCCGGAAATGGCAAGCAGGGTTATGGCAGCTTTCCAGAAAACCCGTGAGAGTTTACAGCTTCTGGTGGACTCGGCGGAAAAAGAACAGGTAGCATTTGATCAGCTGATAGCGACAGGTAATCTGGAAGGGCATGCCCTGATTCATAAAAATATCAATGCCCTGGTGGCACAAACCCGCCTTGTTGAAGAAGTTGCCCAATTAATGGGCATTGATCAGCTTAATCCGGATAATGCAGATCATGATTTTTAA